Proteins from one Leptonema illini DSM 21528 genomic window:
- a CDS encoding integrase core domain-containing protein, with the protein MGITYLHTNIKGIYLYLYMVIDVWSRKIAGWEIHTEETSKLSARMIDRLSREMDLSKAVLHADNGGPMKGSTMLLKLYELGVTASFSRPRVSEDNPYSEALFKTLKYRPGYPRRFTSLESARNWVANFVHWYNHEHRHSGINYVTPEQRHTGQDRAILKKRAQTFAAAKKKNPSRWSQSPRKWEYQKAVTLGEAKAS; encoded by the coding sequence CTGGGAATTACCTACCTGCATACGAACATAAAGGGGATCTACCTGTATCTCTATATGGTCATAGACGTATGGAGCCGTAAGATTGCAGGATGGGAAATCCATACAGAGGAGACGAGCAAACTGTCTGCGAGGATGATTGATCGCCTATCGCGTGAGATGGATCTGAGCAAGGCTGTTCTGCATGCGGATAACGGCGGACCGATGAAAGGATCGACAATGCTGCTCAAGCTCTACGAGCTTGGAGTGACGGCGTCCTTCTCCAGGCCCCGTGTCAGTGAGGATAACCCATATTCTGAGGCGCTATTCAAGACGTTGAAGTATCGTCCGGGCTATCCGCGGAGATTCACAAGTCTTGAATCGGCACGAAATTGGGTTGCCAATTTCGTGCACTGGTATAACCATGAACATCGCCATTCTGGTATCAACTATGTGACGCCCGAGCAAAGACACACCGGTCAGGATCGGGCAATCCTCAAGAAGCGAGCACAGACCTTCGCAGCAGCGAAGAAAAAGAATCCTTCTCGGTGGTCACAGAGCCCCAGGAAGTGGGAGTATCAGAAGGCGGTTACTCTCGGCGAGGCGAAAGCCTCCTGA
- a CDS encoding transposase: MARYSEEFKSTTVRKALLPDGPGAAAVAEEAGISLQTLYNWLRKMRGEVEMRMGSSDPKNRSMLEKQELLLESASIPTEQLGEWLRKRGIHEEHLKLWRSEIRETLKLRQSEARKELSEERKKVKQLEKELRKKDKALAEVTAIMVLKKKLEGIIFEPDGDR, translated from the coding sequence ATGGCAAGGTATAGCGAAGAATTTAAGAGCACAACGGTGCGTAAAGCCCTTCTCCCGGACGGACCGGGTGCTGCGGCAGTTGCAGAAGAAGCTGGCATTTCCCTCCAGACGCTTTATAACTGGCTCAGGAAGATGCGTGGAGAGGTGGAGATGCGTATGGGTTCGTCAGATCCGAAAAATCGATCAATGCTGGAGAAGCAGGAGCTCTTGCTCGAATCGGCATCGATTCCGACCGAGCAGCTCGGCGAATGGTTGAGGAAGCGAGGGATTCACGAAGAGCATCTGAAGCTCTGGCGTTCAGAAATCCGCGAAACCTTGAAGCTCCGGCAGTCGGAAGCAAGGAAAGAGCTGAGTGAAGAGCGCAAGAAGGTTAAACAGCTTGAGAAGGAACTCCGGAAGAAAGACAAAGCGCTGGCCGAAGTGACAGCCATCATGGTGCTTAAAAAAAAACTGGAGGGGATCATCTTCGAACCGGACGGGGACAGATGA
- a CDS encoding glycosyltransferase yields the protein MVTVIERSYMPKVSVIIPSYKHGKYVRESIRSVLSQTFQDFEIVVTDDGSTDNTVEEIKSFNDERIKLFVFSKNQGASVAANNCILNSSGKYIAMLSSDDVFFPGKLEKQVEFLDGNPDIGVVFSKAYFIDEDGDKFTDLTHPYCSVFNKENRDRYQWLNYFFYHGNCLCHPSALIRRDCYDKVGLYDERFGSLPDFDFWVRVCMHFDIHILNENLIKFRIRKGEANASGDKPETHIRNTVEYKEILKHYLNIESVEDFRKIFSGVDIPGQVDAKLIPFYVAKESLASPLEYRRLFGIEVLYDIMKEKDIAKSLNEIGFAYSDLIAITGKHDVFKLYLNGSPFLSKKGRAQYKIGEFILWLPYRIYKLLKAVRAYFLSACKVDASK from the coding sequence ATGGTTACAGTGATTGAGAGAAGTTATATGCCTAAAGTGAGTGTAATTATCCCATCTTATAAGCATGGCAAATATGTTAGGGAAAGTATCAGGAGTGTCTTAAGTCAAACATTTCAGGATTTTGAAATAGTTGTAACTGATGATGGGTCTACGGATAACACAGTAGAGGAAATAAAGAGCTTTAATGATGAAAGAATAAAGCTTTTTGTTTTTTCGAAAAACCAAGGTGCAAGCGTTGCTGCTAACAATTGTATTCTCAATTCTTCAGGTAAGTATATTGCTATGCTTAGCTCTGATGATGTTTTTTTCCCCGGTAAGCTTGAAAAACAAGTCGAATTTTTAGATGGAAATCCAGATATAGGGGTTGTTTTCAGTAAAGCATATTTTATCGATGAAGATGGCGATAAGTTTACAGACTTAACTCATCCGTACTGTTCGGTTTTCAATAAAGAAAATCGAGACAGATATCAGTGGCTAAATTATTTTTTCTATCATGGCAATTGCCTTTGCCATCCCAGTGCACTAATTAGAAGAGATTGTTATGATAAAGTGGGCTTATATGATGAAAGATTTGGTTCTTTGCCTGATTTTGATTTTTGGGTAAGGGTGTGCATGCATTTTGATATTCATATCCTGAACGAAAATTTAATCAAATTTCGGATACGCAAGGGGGAAGCGAACGCTAGCGGTGACAAACCTGAAACCCATATCCGAAACACAGTTGAATATAAGGAGATTTTAAAGCATTATCTGAATATTGAGTCAGTAGAAGATTTTAGAAAAATATTTTCTGGTGTCGATATCCCTGGTCAAGTTGATGCTAAATTAATACCTTTTTACGTGGCAAAAGAGTCATTGGCGTCTCCTTTGGAGTATAGAAGGCTGTTTGGTATCGAAGTGCTATATGACATAATGAAAGAGAAAGATATTGCAAAATCCCTTAATGAGATTGGTTTTGCGTATTCTGATTTAATAGCTATAACAGGAAAGCATGATGTTTTTAAATTGTATTTGAATGGTTCACCTTTTTTATCAAAGAAAGGGCGAGCCCAGTATAAAATTGGCGAATTTATTTTATGGCTTCCGTATAGAATTTATAAATTATTGAAAGCCGTAAGGGCATATTTCCTCTCTGCCTGCAAAGTTGACGCCTCAAAATGA
- a CDS encoding glycosyltransferase, protein MKISVVLTSYNHEKYIEQAIESILRQKINCALEIVVGDDCSTDKTPIIIEKYKEKHPDTFIILRDSSNLGLTKNLQRCFRACSGDYVAVCEGDDYWIDDNKLALQLEFLESSRNCSMCFNKVRTLYNNQFGIYAGQNDLSDKEFSIHDLIGFNFIGNFSACFYRKKAVDKINPRIYDYLTYDWFFNMAVAEEGNIGYIDREMSVYRVHEGGLWSKVSYEDQLMLIIKNIDQYNLFFESKYEKDFLGQKNKLYLLLFKNSIKDKRAGKTISYGAKFFGGRVRFMLK, encoded by the coding sequence ATGAAAATAAGTGTAGTATTAACCAGTTATAATCATGAAAAATACATCGAGCAGGCAATAGAGTCGATACTGAGGCAAAAAATTAATTGCGCATTGGAAATAGTTGTAGGGGATGATTGTTCAACAGATAAGACTCCGATTATTATTGAAAAATATAAGGAAAAGCATCCAGATACTTTTATAATTCTACGAGATAGTAGCAATCTTGGATTAACAAAAAATTTGCAGAGATGCTTCCGTGCTTGTTCCGGAGATTACGTCGCTGTTTGTGAAGGAGATGATTATTGGATTGATGATAATAAGTTGGCTTTACAGTTGGAGTTCTTGGAAAGTAGCCGAAATTGTTCAATGTGTTTTAATAAAGTGAGAACTCTTTACAACAACCAGTTTGGTATTTATGCTGGTCAGAACGATCTTTCTGATAAAGAATTCTCCATACATGATTTGATAGGCTTCAATTTTATTGGGAACTTTTCAGCATGTTTTTATCGAAAGAAGGCGGTGGATAAAATTAATCCCCGCATATATGACTATCTAACATATGATTGGTTTTTCAATATGGCCGTTGCTGAAGAAGGAAATATTGGTTATATCGATAGAGAGATGTCCGTTTACAGGGTTCATGAGGGCGGTCTTTGGTCTAAGGTAAGTTACGAAGATCAATTGATGCTAATAATTAAGAATATCGACCAATATAATCTTTTTTTTGAGAGCAAATACGAAAAGGATTTTTTGGGGCAGAAAAATAAACTATACCTTCTTTTGTTTAAAAACTCCATTAAAGACAAAAGAGCTGGAAAGACGATTAGCTATGGTGCCAAATTCTTTGGCGGTAGAGTTCGTTTTATGCTAAAATAA
- a CDS encoding glycosyltransferase family 4 protein, translating into MNIFKLFKANGYNKKIAKEKVIIVDSTFPQLVPFGFRNREIAEYLRSYDFIKSYTMPRLYPDKEAWFSHPYGMTFKQFKTNKEKYLEYYPEIDPGKIQFFHSDACLGADLSYSFFLAETYTLLPLLEKNKIPFVFVLYPGGAFGIDFDKSDIMLQRIFSSEYFRKVIVTQEITKKYLLSKSLCHEDSIEYIYGGFIQFDKNQIMHKKKYQIEKKSFDICFVAAKYSDRGVDKGYDLFIECAKILCRKYNDIYFHIVGNWDKDDIDVSDIEDRVFFYGLRRPDFFPEFYSSMDIFLSPNRPFKLFPGNFDGFPLGADASFHGVALFLSDELKINTEYDSNEIVIVNADVEDIVSKINYYYDNIDQLYRISYSGQYKTHQLFSTELQIEKRIKIFENFIER; encoded by the coding sequence ATGAATATTTTCAAGTTATTTAAAGCAAATGGCTACAATAAGAAAATAGCTAAAGAAAAAGTAATAATAGTAGATTCGACATTTCCTCAACTTGTTCCATTTGGCTTTAGGAATCGTGAAATAGCAGAGTACTTAAGGAGTTATGATTTTATTAAAAGTTATACAATGCCTAGGTTATATCCGGACAAAGAAGCGTGGTTTTCCCACCCATATGGGATGACCTTCAAACAGTTTAAGACGAATAAAGAAAAGTATTTAGAATATTATCCGGAAATTGATCCTGGAAAAATCCAATTTTTTCATTCTGATGCATGTTTGGGCGCGGATTTATCATATTCTTTTTTTCTTGCGGAGACCTATACATTGCTTCCTTTGCTGGAAAAAAATAAAATTCCTTTTGTGTTTGTATTGTATCCAGGTGGTGCTTTTGGGATAGATTTTGATAAATCAGATATTATGTTGCAAAGAATATTTAGCTCGGAATATTTTAGAAAAGTTATTGTAACTCAGGAAATTACAAAAAAATACTTATTAAGCAAATCTCTGTGTCATGAAGATTCCATTGAATATATATATGGAGGTTTTATCCAATTTGATAAGAATCAGATAATGCACAAGAAGAAATATCAAATAGAAAAAAAAAGTTTTGATATTTGTTTTGTAGCAGCAAAGTATTCGGACAGAGGAGTTGATAAGGGTTATGATCTTTTTATTGAATGTGCAAAGATCTTATGCAGAAAGTATAATGATATATACTTTCATATTGTAGGCAATTGGGATAAAGACGATATTGATGTATCAGATATTGAGGATAGGGTGTTTTTTTATGGTTTAAGAAGGCCGGATTTTTTTCCCGAATTTTATTCTTCTATGGATATTTTTTTATCACCGAATAGGCCTTTCAAACTTTTTCCTGGGAATTTTGATGGCTTTCCTTTAGGTGCTGATGCATCTTTTCATGGGGTTGCGCTTTTCCTTTCAGACGAATTGAAAATAAATACTGAGTATGATTCAAACGAGATAGTTATAGTAAATGCTGATGTTGAAGATATAGTTTCGAAAATCAACTATTACTATGATAATATTGATCAGCTTTATCGAATATCGTATAGCGGACAGTATAAAACACATCAATTATTTTCAACTGAGCTTCAGATCGAAAAGCGTATTAAAATATTTGAGAATTTTATTGAGCGGTGA
- a CDS encoding DegT/DnrJ/EryC1/StrS family aminotransferase has protein sequence MKNKKEDYKMQPFENPVMVTRPIFPDLSELNTKLEEIWDSKWLSNNGRQHQKLEESIKKVLKVPNASLFNNGTIALIVAVQSLRLSGEVITTPFTFPATPHVLTWNNIKPIFCDIDPTTLNIDVDKIESMITPLTTGILPVHVFGTPCDVFKIQEIADRYGLKIVYDAAHAFMTEIDGKGIGNFGDITMFSFHPTKLFHTGEGGALVYEDDHFKQRIDLLKNFGIKSEDEVIMPGINGKMNEIQAALGLIVLDLIEEERSKRQVILKRYTERLSEIEGIFFHTLDSNIKNSLQYFVVQVDEKTFGRSRDYVYDELKKYNVFARKYFYPLCSDYACYRQLPSSNPENLPNANSAVKKVLSMPFYGELTVDDVDRICDIIQLIKNRSL, from the coding sequence ATGAAAAACAAAAAGGAGGATTATAAAATGCAGCCCTTTGAGAATCCTGTAATGGTTACCAGACCTATATTTCCTGATTTATCAGAGCTCAATACTAAACTTGAAGAAATATGGGATTCAAAATGGTTGTCAAATAATGGAAGGCAGCACCAGAAGCTCGAGGAATCTATAAAGAAAGTTCTAAAAGTACCGAATGCAAGCCTTTTTAATAACGGAACAATAGCATTAATTGTAGCAGTCCAAAGCCTTCGATTATCAGGGGAGGTGATTACGACGCCCTTTACTTTTCCGGCCACACCACATGTTCTAACCTGGAACAACATTAAACCAATTTTTTGCGACATTGACCCCACTACTTTAAATATTGATGTGGATAAAATTGAATCCATGATAACTCCTCTTACAACAGGAATATTACCCGTTCATGTTTTTGGAACGCCCTGCGATGTATTCAAAATACAGGAAATTGCCGATCGGTATGGATTAAAAATAGTTTATGATGCCGCTCACGCTTTTATGACTGAAATTGATGGAAAGGGAATTGGAAATTTCGGCGATATTACCATGTTTAGTTTTCACCCCACTAAATTGTTTCATACTGGAGAGGGTGGAGCCCTTGTTTATGAAGATGATCATTTTAAACAAAGAATTGATTTGCTCAAAAATTTCGGTATAAAAAGTGAAGATGAAGTTATTATGCCGGGCATTAATGGCAAAATGAATGAAATTCAGGCTGCTCTTGGGCTTATTGTCTTGGATTTGATCGAAGAGGAAAGAAGCAAAAGGCAGGTTATTTTAAAGAGATATACAGAAAGGCTTTCTGAGATCGAAGGGATTTTTTTTCATACACTGGATAGTAATATTAAGAATAGCCTTCAATATTTTGTAGTTCAAGTTGATGAGAAGACTTTTGGAAGGTCTCGCGATTACGTTTACGATGAGCTGAAAAAGTATAACGTATTTGCTCGTAAGTATTTTTATCCCCTCTGCAGCGATTATGCATGTTATAGACAGCTTCCTTCGTCCAATCCTGAAAACCTACCCAATGCTAACAGTGCCGTTAAAAAAGTTTTATCAATGCCCTTTTATGGAGAACTTACAGTGGACGATGTTGATCGAATCTGTGATATAATACAGTTGATAAAAAACCGAAGCTTGTAG
- a CDS encoding acyltransferase, giving the protein MNSFYSEDELKRIGFKRFGENVLISRKASMYSPEKMIIGNNVRIDDFCILSGEISLGSHIHIAAFCGLWGAKGIVLEDFANLSSRISIYSITDDFSGETMTNPTIPDLYKKIRSGKVVIKKHSLIGSTSVVLPGIEIGEGCSFGAFSFINKSTDPWGIYAGIPIKRIKERKKDLLRLENRFLKEFNEKQKGGL; this is encoded by the coding sequence ATGAATTCGTTTTATTCAGAGGATGAATTGAAGAGGATAGGTTTTAAAAGATTTGGAGAAAATGTATTAATAAGCCGAAAGGCAAGCATGTATAGTCCCGAGAAAATGATTATTGGTAACAATGTTCGAATAGACGACTTTTGCATTCTCTCGGGAGAGATCAGTCTTGGTTCACATATCCATATTGCAGCTTTCTGCGGTTTGTGGGGGGCGAAGGGGATTGTTTTAGAAGATTTCGCTAACTTGTCATCGCGTATTTCAATCTATAGTATTACCGATGATTTTTCTGGAGAAACTATGACAAATCCCACAATACCTGATTTATATAAAAAAATTCGAAGTGGAAAAGTAGTAATAAAAAAGCATAGCTTGATTGGCTCTACATCTGTAGTACTGCCTGGAATCGAAATTGGTGAAGGTTGTTCTTTTGGAGCTTTTTCTTTTATAAATAAAAGCACTGATCCCTGGGGCATTTACGCTGGAATACCTATAAAACGAATTAAAGAACGGAAAAAAGATTTACTTAGACTTGAGAATAGATTTCTAAAAGAATTTAATGAAAAACAAAAAGGAGGATTATAA
- a CDS encoding transposase, with amino-acid sequence MEDQIGNPVAGQGKIIQIDEEQVKRRLDNLVRGTVEEAINVPLESVITERYRTRQISVEEAIVEMHLEAMRGPFLSQCLYERAAENDSQSGCMLKAIHAQESKDATRRKAAFIAECLRAMKLFEATKMVESGLEKPLSWYEFPSQHRVRIRTNNRLKRLMKENGRGMPAVGPFPDGQFVLLLAAAGLCYVVSKTWDSRIYLNMSPLNEIDSKRRAA; translated from the coding sequence ATGGAAGACCAAATCGGGAATCCTGTAGCAGGGCAAGGAAAAATCATCCAGATCGACGAGGAACAGGTCAAACGCCGATTGGACAATCTCGTTCGAGGGACCGTGGAAGAGGCGATCAACGTGCCGCTTGAAAGCGTCATAACCGAGCGATATCGAACTCGGCAGATTTCGGTTGAAGAGGCGATTGTGGAGATGCATCTGGAGGCGATGCGTGGGCCATTTCTATCGCAATGTCTTTACGAAAGGGCTGCCGAGAATGATTCGCAGAGTGGCTGTATGTTAAAGGCCATTCATGCTCAGGAAAGCAAAGACGCTACTCGCAGGAAGGCGGCGTTTATTGCTGAATGTCTCAGAGCTATGAAGCTTTTTGAAGCTACAAAGATGGTCGAGAGCGGGCTTGAAAAACCCCTTTCTTGGTACGAATTCCCGTCACAACATCGAGTGCGAATCAGAACAAACAATCGCCTCAAACGGCTGATGAAAGAGAATGGCCGAGGGATGCCAGCCGTTGGCCCATTTCCAGATGGGCAGTTCGTTCTTCTGCTCGCCGCAGCGGGACTGTGCTACGTAGTCTCAAAGACATGGGATTCACGCATCTATTTAAACATGTCGCCGCTGAATGAAATTGACAGCAAGCGCAGAGCAGCTTAA
- a CDS encoding glycosyltransferase family 2 protein, with amino-acid sequence MEHKKMPEVSVVIPCYNQGSYIHDALESVWSQTYPDYEIIVINDGSTEPETNAILKELSGPKLRVIHTENQGLAEARNTGIREATGRYILPLDADDRIGRRYMELAVELLDSDPDLGIVYCLAEKFGEDEGPWILKEFSIKQMMDHNVIFCTSFFRRVDWESVGGFKRDMKYGLEDYDFWLSILGLGRKVKRIDEVLFFYRIRTGSMVRSMTPLQLRYLFGRTYERNQLFFLSHPKETAALLKEKRINEICPSSISILFCFDSQGGFQYFDKPIENTGEPFVIAYSFSQPIECARLRWDPVSNIFSRVRVDSILITFTSGKRVMLHQTDLLHNGKLLAETGYVQFLTLDPQFEINESGEVNSVEIRGQWEHIPLEAVAPMLDAVVNPWYGRTTSILYWSSDQTFSEDRAIRKPVRLDGKGGFLFRFTPGAGTRFLRWDPVSGILCRVKLVNVAVTDDSGAVRSIPVDQISHNGTSRTEDGWVDFWTAFPQFYFHFDGVIVAVEIRGEWAPLRSSEREHLYVVLRRLSTAVDRYLRLTGNSRFGRFLRFLRRSLIGR; translated from the coding sequence ATGGAGCATAAAAAGATGCCTGAGGTCTCGGTAGTCATCCCCTGCTATAACCAGGGCAGCTATATTCACGATGCTCTGGAGTCGGTCTGGTCACAGACTTATCCGGATTACGAAATCATTGTGATCAATGATGGATCAACCGAACCGGAAACAAATGCAATTCTAAAGGAGCTTTCCGGACCTAAGTTGCGCGTGATTCATACGGAAAACCAGGGACTGGCAGAGGCTCGTAACACGGGTATACGTGAGGCTACGGGCCGGTATATATTGCCGCTCGATGCAGACGATCGCATTGGTCGCCGTTATATGGAACTTGCAGTAGAGCTGCTTGATTCGGACCCGGATCTGGGAATCGTTTACTGCCTTGCAGAAAAGTTCGGCGAAGACGAAGGTCCGTGGATTTTAAAAGAATTCTCAATTAAGCAGATGATGGATCATAATGTGATCTTCTGCACCTCCTTTTTTCGACGCGTGGACTGGGAATCTGTCGGTGGTTTTAAGCGCGATATGAAATATGGCCTTGAGGATTACGATTTCTGGCTGTCGATCCTCGGCCTGGGGCGCAAGGTAAAGCGAATTGATGAGGTACTGTTTTTCTACCGTATTCGAACCGGTTCGATGGTTCGTAGCATGACTCCTCTTCAGTTGCGGTATCTCTTTGGCAGAACATATGAACGAAACCAACTCTTCTTTCTATCACATCCGAAAGAGACCGCTGCACTTCTAAAGGAGAAGCGAATTAACGAAATCTGTCCATCTTCTATTTCAATCTTATTCTGCTTCGATTCACAGGGTGGCTTCCAGTATTTTGACAAACCAATTGAGAATACAGGCGAGCCATTCGTCATTGCTTATTCTTTTTCTCAGCCTATCGAATGTGCTCGTTTGCGATGGGACCCGGTTTCCAATATTTTTTCCAGGGTCCGTGTCGACTCTATTCTAATAACATTTACTTCCGGTAAGAGAGTAATGCTTCATCAGACAGATTTGTTGCATAACGGTAAGCTTCTCGCTGAGACCGGGTACGTTCAGTTCCTGACGCTTGATCCTCAGTTTGAGATCAATGAATCCGGTGAAGTAAACAGTGTCGAGATACGGGGGCAGTGGGAGCACATTCCGCTGGAAGCCGTCGCTCCGATGCTTGATGCTGTAGTGAACCCCTGGTATGGGAGGACAACCTCCATTCTCTACTGGTCCTCAGATCAAACGTTTTCTGAAGACAGAGCAATAAGGAAGCCTGTCAGACTGGATGGCAAAGGTGGATTTCTTTTCCGTTTTACTCCTGGAGCCGGCACTCGATTCCTACGGTGGGATCCCGTTTCTGGCATTTTATGCAGAGTAAAATTGGTGAATGTTGCGGTGACCGATGACTCCGGAGCCGTCCGAAGTATTCCTGTAGATCAAATATCTCATAATGGTACCTCTCGAACGGAAGATGGCTGGGTTGACTTCTGGACTGCTTTCCCGCAGTTTTATTTTCATTTTGATGGAGTAATTGTCGCAGTTGAGATCAGAGGTGAGTGGGCTCCATTAAGATCCAGCGAGCGGGAGCATTTGTATGTCGTCCTCCGCCGCTTGAGCACAGCGGTGGATCGGTATCTGCGTCTTACAGGTAATTCTCGCTTTGGTCGGTTTTTGCGGTTTCTGAGGCGTAGCCTGATCGGCCGCTGA